In Drosophila yakuba strain Tai18E2 chromosome 2R, Prin_Dyak_Tai18E2_2.1, whole genome shotgun sequence, a single genomic region encodes these proteins:
- the LOC6531720 gene encoding putative inorganic phosphate cotransporter, whose protein sequence is MTAEINTGPSLGMRHVQTLLLFFNITCLYIGRLNVGVSVVAMTNAESTNPNFPEYDWTLTQRSFIISSFFWGYIITQFLGGYLCKRYGIKSVMFWGSFASGVCSALTPLFIGFGEWQAYCGIRVLMGCAQGLIFPCIHQHLARWSPPAERNRLGALSHTGIECGNVCAMFLSGMIAKSAIGWPGISYVSAGLAFAWCALWFVFAANNAVESRFIGEAELHYIESSLKHSEDYHKTVIPVPWMAILTSAPFFALMVARCCESWGLSTLQGQIPTYMNGVLDMDMKSNAFFSALPFLAMWIMSYVYLIAADVLLAGKRLSLTALRKTFNSLAFWIPCATLIGIGFLDKEQKNLAIALMTISVGFNSGATIGSSLNTIDLSPNHASILMGIVNTAANVVPIVTPLMVAVIVHEDKNRGEWQIVFMIAAVLFFIGNCVFLYFGSAVSQPWDAEDYLTAKVPDQDITPVIQAAKGIDGPPKKSLM, encoded by the exons ATGACAGCTGAAATAAATACAG GACCTTCACTGGGAATGCGACATGTTCAAACCCTGTTGCTTTTTTTCAACATCACGTGTTTGTACATCGGTCGACTGAATGTCGGAGTATCTGTGGTGGCCATGACGAATGCCGAATCTACTAATCCGAATTTTCCA GAATACGATTGGACTTTGACCCAGAGGTCGTTCATAATATCTAGCTTCTTCTGGGGATACATCATCACCCAGTTCCTGGGCGGATATCTTTGCAAGCGTTACGGAATCAAGAGTGTCATGTTCTGGGGCTCCTTTGCATCGGGGGTCTGCAGCGCTTTGACTCCCCTCTTCATCGGATTTGGGGAATGGCAAGCCTACTGCGGCATTCGAGTCCTGATGGGCTGTGCCCAGGGCCTGATCTTTCCCTGCATCCATCAGCACCTGGCCAGATGGTCACCGCCCGCGGAGAGGAATCGCCTGGGAGCCCTCAGTCACACAGGAATCGAGTGTGGCAACGTGTGTGCCATGTTCCTCAGTGGAATGATAGCCAAAAGCGCCATTGGCTGGCCAGGAATATCGTATGTCTCCGCGGGATTGGCCTTCGCCTGGTGTGCCTTATGGTTCGTCTTCGCTGCCAACAATGCAGTGGAATCTCGTTTCATAGGCGAGGCAGAGCTGCACTATATCGAATCATCACTAAAGCACAGTGAGGACTATCACAAGACAGTCATTCCAGTGCCCTGGATGGCGATTTTGACCTCCGCACCGTTCTTTGCCCTCATGGTAGCGCGTTGCTGCGAGTCCTGGGGTCTGAGTACCCTGCAAGGCCAGATCCCAACCTATATGAATGGGGTTCTTGATATGGACATGAAAAGCAATGCATTCTTTTCGGCGTTACCATTCTTGGCCATGTGGATTATGTCGTATGTGTACCTGATAGCCGCCGATGTTCTTCTGGCCGGAAAAAGGCTTAGTTTGACGGCCCTCAGAAAGACCTTCAACTCGTTGGCCTTCTGGATTCCTTGTGCGACTTTGATTGGAATCGGATTTTTGGATAAGGAGCAGAAGAACCTGGCCATTGCTTTAATGACCATTAGTGTCGGATTCAATAGTGGAGCAACTATTGGTTCCTCCTTGAACACCATAGATCTATCCCCGAATCATGCGAGTATTCTAATGGGAATCGTGAATACGGCTGCAAATGTTGTGCCTATAGTAACCCCTCTGATGGTTGCGGTTATTGTTCATGAAGAT aAAAACCGTGGTGAGTGGCAGATAGTGTTTATGATCGCGGCTGTACTTTTCTTCATCGGAAACTGCGTGTTCCTGTATTTTGGATCGGCTGTTTCCCAGCCCTGGGATGCTGAAGATTACCTCACAGCTAAGGTACCAGACCAAGATATAACTCCAGTTATCCAAGCTGCTAAAGGTATTGATGGCCCTCCCAAGAAGTCCTTGATGTAG